One window from the genome of Candidatus Methanoperedens sp. encodes:
- a CDS encoding replication factor A (Replication protein A protects and stabilize the intermediate ssDNA that is generated by the unwinding action of a DNA helicase at the replication fork. In addition, SSBs prevent the formation of secondary structures by single-stranded template DNA.), with protein MVNFGEIEEIFKKLQGKLTPDEFRSRVETKFTEMNGLCDPRTAAMLVASELGLNENVKIKDMTADKGNVVFIAKVTAVGDIKQFSRDNDTMGRVVNLNLADETGSIRAALWDEAADLVKIGDLKIGQTIKVKGFVKQGQRGLEVNVGRGGNVEHIEKEVPVNLKPHKISEIKAGMNDLNVLGKVLDIGKVRTFARKDGKTGKVLNITIGDETGKIRVTLWDAKAESPGVNAGDIVEVMNAYARENTFSNSIELSLGSGGGITRSSAVVTYNEPLTPISDIGINSAYSVAGHVSGIDEIREFDRPDGTKSKVSNIYISDDTGRIKVALWGEHADLINELEIGSEIRIVDVFAKSGRNEEVELSAGARTSIQVIRK; from the coding sequence ATGGTGAATTTCGGAGAGATTGAAGAGATCTTCAAAAAACTTCAAGGGAAACTTACACCCGACGAATTCAGGTCAAGGGTTGAAACCAAATTTACGGAAATGAACGGTCTTTGCGATCCGCGCACCGCAGCTATGCTTGTTGCAAGCGAACTGGGGTTGAATGAGAATGTTAAGATCAAGGATATGACAGCAGATAAGGGCAATGTTGTTTTTATTGCAAAGGTGACTGCTGTCGGGGATATTAAACAGTTTTCACGAGATAATGATACAATGGGCCGCGTTGTAAATCTTAATCTTGCGGATGAAACCGGCTCTATCAGGGCTGCGTTATGGGATGAGGCTGCCGACCTTGTGAAGATCGGGGATTTAAAGATAGGGCAGACTATTAAAGTGAAAGGGTTTGTCAAACAGGGGCAGCGCGGGCTTGAAGTAAACGTGGGAAGGGGCGGGAATGTCGAGCATATAGAAAAAGAAGTCCCTGTAAATTTAAAGCCACATAAGATCAGCGAGATTAAAGCAGGAATGAACGACCTGAATGTTCTTGGCAAGGTGCTTGATATTGGGAAAGTGCGTACATTTGCACGCAAGGATGGAAAGACAGGTAAGGTCTTAAATATTACCATAGGTGATGAAACAGGGAAAATCCGGGTTACTTTATGGGATGCAAAAGCTGAATCCCCTGGTGTAAATGCAGGGGATATAGTGGAAGTAATGAATGCATACGCCCGGGAAAATACATTCAGCAACTCGATAGAACTGTCGCTTGGTTCAGGCGGGGGAATTACAAGAAGCAGCGCGGTAGTTACTTATAACGAACCTCTCACGCCAATATCCGATATCGGTATTAATTCAGCTTATAGCGTGGCCGGGCATGTATCTGGAATTGATGAGATCAGGGAATTCGACAGGCCTGATGGAACAAAAAGCAAGGTGTCAAATATTTATATTTCAGATGACACAGGGCGCATAAAAGTTGCGCTGTGGGGCGAACATGCAGACCTTATAAATGAACTTGAAATCGGAAGTGAGATCCGCATTGTGGATGTTTTTGCAAAATCGGGAAGGAACGAGGAAGTGGAACTGAGCGCAGGAGCAAGGACAAGCATCCAGGTTATCAGGAAGTAA